From a region of the Oceaniferula flava genome:
- a CDS encoding DUF2262 domain-containing protein — MKDAVLGTLKEDKHIAHMLIGTILHKYRKVKLTISLEGEALENCLEWAREAVGDLKRIDDLAKQAACEHLLPLYNENWREYEQSDGRGAWEIISNPILTLDEIRSEFRLSTFQVEGVDSLCLWYSDGDLFGGHDVVVSSSERMNFDDLTVNLWG, encoded by the coding sequence ATGAAAGACGCAGTATTAGGAACCTTAAAGGAAGATAAGCATATCGCGCATATGCTGATTGGAACAATACTTCACAAGTATCGTAAGGTTAAGCTCACGATTTCACTAGAGGGAGAGGCGCTTGAAAATTGCTTGGAATGGGCGCGTGAGGCGGTGGGAGACTTGAAGCGCATAGACGACCTAGCTAAACAGGCTGCATGCGAACACCTTCTTCCGTTATACAATGAGAACTGGAGAGAATACGAGCAATCCGACGGTAGGGGCGCCTGGGAGATAATCTCGAATCCAATCTTAACTCTTGATGAGATTAGAAGTGAATTTAGGCTCAGTACATTCCAAGTTGAAGGTGTGGATTCCTTATGCCTTTGGTATAGTGATGGCGATTTATTCGGTGGTCACGACGTAGTTGTATCATCTTCAGAGCGTATGAATTTTGATGATTTGACAGTTAATTTGTGGGGTTAG